One Chromatiaceae bacterium genomic region harbors:
- the nth gene encoding endonuclease III: MNSLKRRLIFERLRLENPSPRTELVYASTFELLIAVILSAQATDRAVNKATASLFPLANTPQALLDLGEEGLKAHIRTLGLFNAKASNIIKTCAMLVERHGGKVPRDRAALEALPGVGRKTANVILNTAFGEPTLGVDTHILRLANRTGLAPGKTPLEVERRLMRAIPREFLQDAHHWLILHGRYVCVARKPRCGECIIREWCEFSPKTPAVAGKGG; this comes from the coding sequence GAGCGCCTCCGCTTGGAGAACCCCTCCCCTCGGACGGAGTTGGTCTATGCCTCCACCTTCGAGCTGTTAATCGCCGTCATCCTCTCCGCCCAGGCTACGGACAGGGCGGTCAACAAGGCGACCGCCAGCCTTTTCCCCCTGGCTAACACACCGCAAGCCCTATTAGACCTGGGCGAAGAGGGGCTCAAGGCCCATATCCGTACCCTGGGTCTCTTCAACGCCAAGGCTTCCAACATTATCAAAACCTGCGCCATGCTGGTCGAGCGGCATGGGGGGAAGGTGCCCCGGGATCGCGCCGCCCTGGAGGCCCTGCCCGGGGTAGGACGAAAGACGGCCAACGTCATCCTCAATACCGCTTTCGGCGAACCCACCCTGGGGGTGGACACTCACATCCTGCGCCTGGCTAATCGTACCGGCCTCGCCCCCGGCAAGACCCCCCTGGAGGTCGAACGCCGGCTCATGCGCGCCATCCCCCGGGAATTTCTCCAGGATGCTCATCACTGGCTGATTCTGCATGGTCGCTATGTCTGCGTCGCCCGCAAGCCCCGCTGCGGGGAATGCATCATCCGCGAATGGTGTGAATTCAGCCCCAAGACCCCGGCCGTCGCGGGCAAGGGAGGCTAA
- a CDS encoding GPP34 family phosphoprotein, which yields MKKDKSSQPEPQTDFGIAESFLLLSFEWPVVTDPLIAWSDADFGLAGAILMDLSMAGKVDSDLKNLIILDLSPVANPAQNIALRLLGQLGQTVSMDIALNALANRVGDIRAACLVGLAARNIQLTTSSKLNWGFRQSAINKLRVPEEVASLRTSLAGLIDSDELPLPEQAAIISLLCACDIVGPVLGGRSYQHWLLANAPRIESIRRMDLVGHAVVTAVAAMRLRLRTYLLDAVEQKPQAPLDNANKSTAPATDYTRNSSTWEWRAFWPEGETVELPASWASFNNNSEIAEEENEDHYLFVHGKKDNIKIRGKGLKIKPVLEAFDEFIAFGPSAKFRFPEKPLLLAAFLPRLYEVRRKIRGIDELLQIMSVTGYQPSIISVSKKRQGSSMMFGVQIEFARIQVNGRIYHSISLESPYLTALRILARNLSVGSGQVAGYSDFLERVIRS from the coding sequence ATGAAAAAAGATAAATCCAGCCAACCTGAACCGCAAACGGATTTCGGTATCGCTGAATCCTTTCTACTGTTGAGCTTCGAATGGCCCGTAGTGACCGATCCCTTAATCGCTTGGTCGGATGCGGACTTTGGACTCGCGGGCGCCATTCTTATGGACTTGTCCATGGCCGGCAAGGTGGACAGCGACCTCAAGAACCTGATAATTCTTGATCTATCTCCCGTAGCTAATCCGGCACAGAACATCGCGCTGCGCCTTCTCGGTCAGTTGGGACAGACCGTGAGCATGGATATCGCGCTTAATGCCCTCGCCAACCGCGTTGGCGATATCCGGGCAGCGTGTCTTGTCGGCCTCGCGGCCCGGAATATTCAACTGACAACCTCCAGCAAACTCAATTGGGGCTTTCGCCAATCGGCCATCAATAAGCTGCGGGTACCCGAGGAGGTGGCGAGCTTGCGTACCTCGCTTGCGGGCCTCATTGATTCCGATGAATTGCCACTCCCGGAGCAGGCGGCGATTATTTCGTTATTGTGTGCCTGCGATATCGTTGGCCCGGTTCTGGGCGGTCGATCCTATCAACACTGGCTCCTGGCGAATGCCCCGCGTATCGAGTCCATTCGCAGGATGGATCTGGTTGGACATGCGGTCGTTACTGCCGTTGCCGCCATGCGCCTCCGCTTGCGTACCTACCTGCTGGATGCCGTCGAACAAAAGCCGCAGGCACCCCTTGATAATGCCAACAAGAGCACCGCCCCGGCCACCGATTACACACGCAACTCCAGCACTTGGGAATGGCGAGCTTTCTGGCCAGAAGGCGAGACCGTGGAATTACCCGCATCCTGGGCCAGTTTTAATAATAATAGTGAAATCGCCGAGGAGGAAAACGAAGACCATTACCTGTTTGTCCACGGCAAAAAGGACAACATAAAAATCAGAGGGAAGGGGCTGAAGATTAAGCCGGTACTGGAGGCCTTCGATGAATTTATCGCTTTCGGCCCGAGCGCCAAGTTCCGCTTTCCTGAAAAACCCCTTTTGCTTGCCGCTTTCCTCCCCCGCCTCTACGAGGTGCGGCGTAAGATACGCGGCATTGACGAGCTGCTGCAGATCATGTCGGTGACGGGTTACCAGCCGAGCATTATTAGTGTTTCAAAAAAGAGACAGGGTAGCAGTATGATGTTTGGAGTCCAGATAGAATTTGCCCGTATCCAGGTTAATGGCCGGATTTATCATTCCATCAGTTTGGAAAGTCCATACCTCACGGCCTTGCGTATCCTGGCGCGCAATCTATCGGTGGGGAGTGGTCAGGTCGCTGGATACAGCGACTTTCTTGAGCGTGTTATCCGCTCATAA